In Drosophila miranda strain MSH22 chromosome XR, D.miranda_PacBio2.1, whole genome shotgun sequence, the genomic window AGGACTACGAGAAGCCGCTGGAGGTGCTTGGCCTTGTCCCCTCCGCCGTCATCACCATGACCAAGACGGCTGCGTAAGGACTGCACCGTCAGCGACAGCGACCGCAACTACTAGAATATCTAAATCTATCAAGGCGCGCGATAATCTCCCCTCCCCCCAAAAAACAACACTTTAAATGTACgattttatattatattacaACTAAAAAAGGAAACGAAAACGAGCCCCTACATGAAGGGCTGCACATAGGTCTTGATCTTCTTCACGCTTCGCTCCGCCGGACGGATGGTCAGGTGCTGGCCAAAGATGGTGAACTGCATGTTGCCCAGCGTCAGCCCAAAGACGCACTCACTCTTGGGCACGCTCCTTAGGCGATCATcctcgcccagcagcttcagcacATTTTTCGTGTCCATCACGCATATGCCCGCGAGACCCTCCAGAGTCTTGCACTTGGACTGGATCACCTGCAGCCTGGCGCCGTGCAGGTCCAGCTTGATCAGCTGCTTGCTGAACTCCTCGTAGCGCGGCTCGTGGACTTCGGGCACCTGGTCGCCCTCCCGCAGGCCCAGGTGTTCGCGCACATAGCCTCGCCAGAGCTGGTGCAGGGGCAGGGCCTGCTCGTAGCGCATCTGGCGGGTGGGCAGCGTGTTGAGGCCCAGGCGGGCGTACTCGCGGCGGGACAGTGTGCTGGACTTGTGGGAGCGCCGCTTTCGCGAGTGCTGCTTCCGGCTCTTGGCCCCCTCCAGCATGGTGATGTGTTCCGGGATGATGTTCACGTTGCAGCGATGGTGGGGCACCACCAAGTCGGTGATAAATTCCTGCAGAGGCTCCATTTCATCGAATCAACAAAATGtaaacacaaaaaagaaaaggtCAACGTTATTTGAGCTGGATCCATAAACGGAACTGCAACTGGAACTGGTAAAAGTTCACTAAAACGAAAATATTACTTTTGCGTTAAAcgtaaaatataaaatattcaaACAATTCTCCAAGTGCTGTACACCTTTACGAAAATTTTAAAACTTTTGCGCTACTTTTCGAAAATTTATCAAGTGTTGCGAATCgacgattaacccattgtggACCAGTGGGTAGAATTTTAGCGCAATTCAGGTGAGAGATATCGGTTTTGTTTCTTGTGAGTAAGGAGGAAAAAACAAATGGATAACAACACAATATTCTATAAATTGCATAAATCATAAACTCACatagacatacatatgtacagactGAGTACTTCCATAAGTACAGCAGCAAAAACATTGAACAAATTTGTAATATTTTGTTAGCAATATTTTGGATGGAGGTAGGAGATTGGAGATTCTTAGGAGATTGATTTTCCACATCTCCGGGGAGCGGTGGGATTTTGTGACGGATATGAAAAATAGCTCCAGTTTAAAAATATGTTTTTGAATGGGGGCTCAAGTGGGCTAAGTGAACTAGGTCGTGGGGGTggacaaaaacacaaaaatgaGTCAAGAAATGGGCATACTGTAGCCAGAAAATGGTCACACAAAATGTATCTGGTTCGAACATTCGGTTCGACCGTCGtcttctttctctctctccacCATGCCGTTCGACTTCCATTCgttcgctctctcgctctttttGTTGCGAGCGTTGGTTTGACACAATCAGCATCAAACTCGAACTCGAAAACGCAACCACCATCAAACCTGAAAAAAGGAGTGGAGCAATCAGCAAATAGTAGCAGCTCTGTCGTTGCTCACAAATCACaaaacaattttcattttcaacgttatatagaaatccaataaatgcaagtatttcgaataggccaatcatgtatagaattgattcatcaatcgtacaaaaatgagtgggcatggctaaatgttccatatagatagtattattcaacggaacaaagaattGGTGGTTTTTATAATCGAATTTGaattcgccgcagttcgccgcagttcgctttagcaacaatgagtctcgTTCCATACACGATGTTGCACATTCCATACACACTGTTGCGGCAACATTTACTTGAAAACCgtattttagtcaaaataaatTACGTAAAGGTAATTAAAAGaagcaatcttgtagaaaatgcatttatctaTGGGATAAAGCTAAGTGGGCATCTATATAGCTTGAAATATAGGCAATACCCgattcgccgcagtttcgcttttgcaacaatgagtctcattccatacacaaacatgttgctaattccatgcacacataccctgggggaaatggatgatATAGAATTGCGGAAATGTGTTTCATCCCATGCTCTAATTAATGCAGAAACAAGTCAGTATCTATTTTAAACGATATTTTGCAATAAGTGGTCTTCTTACAGAGACAAAGAATCACTATAGGGATCAGGTTTTATATACAAATAACTAATCAAATGCATAAATAGACCAAAAAAATGCAATCTAAACAAGGCCTTTATTAATTACATTTGAAAGCAGCTTGGAAAACAGTATCTTTATATAATATtcacgaaatagggtatacaaacgCCCATACCCTGGTTGACAAGAAATGAGTctgcaaataccagcaacattgacgtcACAACCTGCGACTATTGAATATTTTTGTTGAAATCGTGTTtttgtcaaaacaaaaaacatgcaAGTACTTAAAATCAATTAATCTTGATCAGAATTGTTTCAAcaatcatataaaattatctggGCAAAAATAAGAGATCTATATAGCTGAGAATATTTGACGGAAGAAAGATTAACCAAGAATTAGTCGTCATAACCGGTTCAgaacaatgagtcccattccatgcacacataccctgggggaatggatgttatagaattgagaaaatgtttgtcatcccaggcaaaaacaatttatttctaaaatattttaatttcattcaatattatttaatattattttcaatagttcaacgatattttaaagcttattgtcttcttgcagagaccaagaataggtatcaggatcgagatcaCATACTCATCACTCAtcatatacatgaatatgtctaaaaaatgtcaatttgagaaaaggtctttattagttaagttttatcttcatatcaatatatatactttcatataaaattaacgaaatagggtatacaaaggcctACACGCAACATAGtgactctttttttgttggactttttcgtttaaacctttttttacaataaatacaataaaagcaaggattaaaaactatccaatcttgtagaaaattgattcatcaataggataaaattatgtgggcattgcTAAAGGATTTAAttagtcagcattattcaatggaatatcaaaattaaGCAATATGAACGAATTTCccttttcgtttgttttgattgacctatttcgctacttgttttttgtttgacttatttcgctaaaacctctttttacgcaaaatgcaataaaagcaagtatttagaataagccagttaagtagaaaattgattcatcaatgggctacaattatgtgggcacggctaaatgttctatatagctggtaatattcgacggaagatcaaaatcgaggaatatttTAGTacaacttgaattcgtcagtatatttacggtatattttgaaaatgaggcggtatgtttcggtatatttccgAGGGTCGGACGGCATATCTTATCGATAgctccgcggtcacactgctcGCAAATcacaaaaacaatttttttttgagcTGCGCGGTTgggtcgctgctgctgcgcgcGTCGTCGAATAAACAAATTGAAAACAAAATTTTTTCTAGTGTACAATAAAAGTGTACAATACTCAGTTTTGCTCGTCAGTGTCTCATATCGATATCACATCGCTTAAACGAggaacagaaaacagaaacaaaaggaaagaaaaaaaagagaagaaaatGTGCGGCGTTTGAAGAGGCCAAAGCAGATGTTGAAAACTGTGTAAACTTGTGCaaagagagagcaagagagacACCCGGACGGACAGTGAAAGATAGTTTAATTCGGATTGGAAACAACCGCGCGGTCTTAAAAGCAGAATTACGGTTAGAAGACGCCCGCCCGCGTGTGATCGAAAAAGTTGGAGGCGCCGCTGCACTGATAGTGCAATATTAAAAGAGCCAGAGAAACGTGACCCAGGCAATTGTTTGTTTGCTACATATATgcgagtatatatgtatgtgccaatgtgtgtgagtgtgagaGCCCAGCAGCAATCGTAGTAAATAGTATTCGGCCCGtcgcgttttttttttgtgtgttcgCCTGCTgcaacaataattacaataaaaaGTTCCAATTTACGGTTGGGCCTCTCTTCTATCGCCTTGTTATCGCCAaatctctctcacacacacagcgTGCTTTcgatattttaaatccccacCCGCGCCCCTTCCCCAACATCCAACATACAAAAACGCACACACGGAAGAGTCGCCTCAGTCGGCATCAACAAAAAACCGCTGTCGACGTCGCTGTCActgtcgccgtcgccgtgCAGTAAACGTGCATATTTTAAGGTAATTCAAAAAGAAAAGCTATCCCAAACAATGTTTAATTAGCCAGAAAAACTATTTCCTTAGGCCTGGGAATTTCGCTTGagctttttcttttgtttcatTGCTTTAATTgagtgttttttgttttttttgctgcGTCTGTTCCTGtgcctgtgtctgtgtctctgtctctgtctctgctgGCGTCGGCAGCACATAACTGTCAAGTGCGGGAGATGAGCGGGAGCGACGAGTCTCAATTAATGTTTGCCTAAAAATTTAAAGGAAAATGTTTAACTTATTGTGGCTGTGAGGAGGGATTACTGAGCGCGTTTTTGCAGCCAGCCACGCGCAGGGCAGAGCAAGCCCAGGCACACACAAAAATCTCACtcacgcgcacacacacacacacactcgcaagCTTACAATGTAATACACGGACGCGCCCCGGCAGTCAGGCAGTcagccagccagcagctaaCGGCACTTTTTcgctctctcccgctctctcccGATTTTGCCACCAAAAATGAAATCCCAAACAAAAGAAATGCCAATTAAAGGAATCTCAAATTTCCTCCTCCTCAAAGAGGGAAATTTCTGTAAGCTTCGGATCCCGAAGTTGTAGCCATTCTATCCTTCTTGCTTATCAATTCCCTAAGTCTCTTCTCTCTTTATCTCTCTGCCCGTTTTACAGTTGCCAAAATGTCCTCAACTCTCGTTTAAATAATCTATAAAGAAAAAgtgtgaaaaagaaaagaaggcCAACAACGGTGGAACGAAGGAAAGCACAGCGCGGAAAGAAAGGAAAACAACAAATGGCTCACAATTGAAAGGCGGCCATCGTGGCCCCCAGCGGCATCCATTGAGCAATCAACACCATTTCTCCCACATCAAATCATCAGGCACCACCACCATTACCACGGACACCACCTCAGACACCGCCAACGCCACTGCCACCAGCAACCAGCAGCAACCAA contains:
- the LOC108153092 gene encoding ribonuclease P protein subunit p29; this translates as MEPLQEFITDLVVPHHRCNVNIIPEHITMLEGAKSRKQHSRKRRSHKSSTLSRREYARLGLNTLPTRQMRYEQALPLHQLWRGYVREHLGLREGDQVPEVHEPRYEEFSKQLIKLDLHGARLQVIQSKCKTLEGLAGICVMDTKNVLKLLGEDDRLRSVPKSECVFGLTLGNMQFTIFGQHLTIRPAERSVKKIKTYVQPFM